Genomic DNA from Trichoderma asperellum chromosome 5, complete sequence:
TTCCCGTCGTGGgagtctctcttctctcttaccTCCCCACAACTCAAAGAGCTTGGCATTGAACCGCCTCGTAACCGCAAATACCTGTTGCAATGGATGCAGAGATATCGAAAGGGAGCGCTGGGACCAGGCGGTGACTTCGAGTATGTCAAGGATGGTCAGGCCCTGCTGAAAGTCGCAACCCCGCCAGCGTCTGTCATCAGCGATGCAAAATATGTGGTCAACGTGCCCCAGAATGAAGAGGCTGTTATTGGAGACTCAGAAGTCCTGCCACGACCCAATGGCTACACAGTCAGAGGACTCAAGTCAATAGCAGGGCCATACGCGATACCGTTGCCGCAGCAGGCTGGCGCTATTGTCAAGGCTACGGAGGGCATGTGGGAACACCGCCAAGGTCGCAAGAttgatggtggtgagagaagaagggcagagaTTCGATTCAAGAGACGGTCGGTGGAGCGAAGGACCGAGCGTGAGGCAGAAGCATTGGCCGGCTTGTAAAAAGGAGGGTCTCGGGAAGGTCTTTGATGGCTGGCGCATTGTATATTATGAAGATTATGTAACAAACTGTTCTTATTCCAGTGCCGGTAATCGAAGCGCCCTCATCTCATGATTCACTGACACTATACACCAAAGCGTGACGGAGAACTGCGACGGATTCATTCTTCCTAACCGCCTACAATTAGAGAAAAGAATCTGGATCCAAAATATGATGTTCGAAATATATCTACAGCAATTATCAGggggcacagcagcagccacaagcTCAGCAAACATTATCAAATCGGCCGTGAGCGCAATGCTCCGTAGTATGCTCTAATCCAATCTGAGAAGTCAGTATTTCTCAGCCCATTTTCCCCAATTACAGCCGCCATTAGCACTTTACTGAAAACTGTACAGAAGTGAACGTTTACAAAGATTTCTATAACAATATTGATATAGTTATGTATAGGTATATCTTTTTCAGAAAGCGAGTCGCCAGAATCAACCTCATTCACAAGCGATGATCCTTGTCCGGAAGAACTGAGGGCCCCTGCTTGCAAAGAAGCACAAGAAGAAATTTGGATCAGCCCATACTCTGGATATGATCTTATCAGCAACTCATAGATTATGACAATTATCTCAGCTGATGGATGCCGGTGTCTCGAAGCAATCGACGCAGAGCTCAAGGTGTGTGCATTTAGCCGTCTACAGTTACTACATGTAAGCAGCCAAGCTAAGCATTTTAAGCATAAAATAGGATCGCTTGGCAAATGCCGACTGCAGTCCACAACATGGATGCGAGAGTCTTGTCTTCCATCATTATGGAACCACCAATAAATACGCATCGTTCAGTTCTTTTTCCACACCGACTAAACCGTTGGCTGAATGATGGCCAAGTATGTCGCACTCGCCTAATGCTCGCCCGCGTCCAGCCTATGCACGCTACTAACCGAAGTATTGAGAGTAGTGAAACTGAGCCATTGAGCCCCCCTTGCATATCGCACCTCGACCGCAGACAAGCGCCCTCAGCCGCAAAAGAGGCTGGCGTCTAGACAAGTCATGCCTGGTGCTAGCTAGCAGTATAAGCATTTGGACTGCATGATGGCTTAATGCAGGCTGTCCAATCAACGCTGCTGGACGCCAACATCCAAGTCCAAGTGCCGGTGCAACTAGGCATCAAGACGAGAAATAGGTGTAGGTGTCAACAGCCCATCGCGGCATGAGTTGGATTCAAGCTCAACGCTGATCTCGGTCAGGAATGGTGACCTCCTGGGGCGGGCCGCCTTGGCCATTCAACCGTGCCATTTCACCATCGCCTCCTAGGGCTGAAGAGCACTATTTAATAGGAGGAAGCAAACATTAGGCTGACAGCTAACGCCATGGCTCGCTCGCTGAGCAAATAGCCCAAGGCTTCGCGTGCCACAATATGCACGTCCGCCACGTTGTGCCAGTCCATGCCCTTGGCGTTGGCATCCTAGTTGGCCTCGCTGTCCGTCTAGCTAGCAGTGACAGTCAGGCCAGGCCTGGCCTAGACTACCTGGCCCAAAGCCTGGAGCCACCCTTATAATACTGCTCTTGGTACTCTCTCTGTACGCTTAGGTCTGTGACTCTCTCAATTTCGGGTTCACTCTGTTTCTGCCCACCGACCTGATCTGCGCGGCCCCCGTGAGACAGTCTGTGAATACTGAGGGCGCGTACGAAATGTGGAAACAAGTTGCCGCAGCCACCTCTCTCTTCGCTGCAGGGCACGTAACTCTCGCTCAGCGGTCTGGTAACGAATCAATCTGCGACTATTA
This window encodes:
- a CDS encoding uncharacterized protein (EggNog:ENOG41), producing MKSGLSPSTSPLRFLRSTNFLGASQARWLHKTRPAPKIPQPRPFVPDVQTFLTLIGRGLNKHASKFPSWESLFSLTSPQLKELGIEPPRNRKYLLQWMQRYRKGALGPGGDFEYVKDGQALLKVATPPASVISDAKYVVNVPQNEEAVIGDSEVLPRPNGYTVRGLKSIAGPYAIPLPQQAGAIVKATEGMWEHRQGRKIDGGERRRAEIRFKRRSVERRTEREAEALAGL